A segment of the Candidatus Aminicenantes bacterium genome:
CGAAGAGCTGGAGCCGGGATTGGTGCGACTGAATCGGCGCTTCGGCCGCCTGCCCAAGCCCGGAAACGTGCTGGTTCTCCGTCATAGCGAGCGCGATCACGCCGGCCTTTTTCTGGCCGACAGCCGGAACGTGACGGTCGAGAAAGTCGACCTCTACCACTGCGCCGGGCTGGGGCTCCTGGCCCAGTTCTGCGAGAACGTCACCCTGCGCGAGTCCAACGTCGTCCCTTCGCCAACCCGCAAGGCGCTCTCCGGCCACGACGACGGGGCCCACTTCTCCAACTGCCGCGGGCTTGTCCGGATTGAAAAGTGCCGCTTCCATGGTTTGATGGACGATCCCGTCAACGTCCATGGAACGAGCGTTCGGCTTATCGCCAAGCCCGCCCCCGACAGACTGGTGGCCCGCTTCATGCACGACCAGTCGACGGGGATGCACTGGGGCCGCCCCGGCGACAAGGTCGGCTTCATCGAAAACGATTCGATGCGCACGATGGGGGACGGCGTCTGCGCCTCCTGGGAGGCTCGCGACCGCGACACCTTCGAGATCCGCTTCGCGGCGCCCGTCCCGGCCGGGATCGAGCCGGGGGATGCCCTCGAAAACCTGACCTGGTCGCCGGACGTTGAAATCCGCGGCTGCCGCTTCGACTCCAACCGGGCTCGGGGCGTCCTGGTTTCCACACCGGGCCGGGTCGTGATCGAGGACAATCGATTCGAATCGAGCGGCTCGGCCATCCTGATCGCCGGCGACGCGAACCAATGGTACGAATCGGGCGCGGTGCGTGACGTGACCATCCGGCGCAACCTCTTCGCCGCGCCCTGCCTGACCTCGATGTATCAATTCTGCGAGGGGATCATCAGCGTCTTTCCCGAGATCCCCAAGCCGGATCCGGCCTTCCCGTTCCATCGCTCCATCCGGATCGAAGGCAACGAGTTCTATCCCTTCGACTATCCGGTCCTTTACGCCAAATCTGTGGACGGGCTGACGTTTTCAGGCAACCGGCTGGTCCGCAGCCGGGCCTTCG
Coding sequences within it:
- a CDS encoding right-handed parallel beta-helix repeat-containing protein, which produces MRGRYTLFLPVLILLSLSGSGGGLGGRLRPQAVIRVTDFGIKPDSRENAVPAVVKALQACRGLKNPVLVFPEGRYDFWPVPELQKDYFESNTTDNNPKRLAVFIESFAGLTVDGGGSSLIFHDRIQPFTVDRSSDVTIRNLSIDWEVPLSAEAVVAAAGEESIDLRIDPARYPHLIEGGKLVFVGEGWKSAWWGTMEFDGETLRVVPGTGDAGCLGRGWNDYRAEELEPGLVRLNRRFGRLPKPGNVLVLRHSERDHAGLFLADSRNVTVEKVDLYHCAGLGLLAQFCENVTLRESNVVPSPTRKALSGHDDGAHFSNCRGLVRIEKCRFHGLMDDPVNVHGTSVRLIAKPAPDRLVARFMHDQSTGMHWGRPGDKVGFIENDSMRTMGDGVCASWEARDRDTFEIRFAAPVPAGIEPGDALENLTWSPDVEIRGCRFDSNRARGVLVSTPGRVVIEDNRFESSGSAILIAGDANQWYESGAVRDVTIRRNLFAAPCLTSMYQFCEGIISVFPEIPKPDPAFPFHRSIRIEGNEFYPFDYPVLYAKSVDGLTFSGNRLVRSRAFAPFHARKATVTLDSCCNVRIEGNTFEGDVLGKNIVLTGTAASEVTIGPGQGWIR